TCCGCAGCGTCAGGCTGCGCGGGGGGCTGGGTGGGCGGCACGTTCACCCGCGCAGCGTACCGCCCCCGGCCCAGGCAAGGCGTCCCGCACCCAGCGGAACCCCCTCCACCTGCGCGGCAGGGGAGGGGGTCTGAACGTGAACCGTCAGTTCTGCGTCTGGCAGGCGGGGCACACGCCCATGAATTCCAGGCGCACGTCCGTCACCTGGAACCCGGCAGGCAGCGCCGAGGCGGGCACGGCCGGCACGTCCCCGGCATCCACGTCGAAGATCGCGCCGCAGGTGCGGCACACCGCGTGGTGGTGGGCGTCGCCCTCGCGCCAGTCGTAACGGGTGGCCTGCCCGGCGCGTTCCAGCGTCACGACCACACCGTCGCGCACCAGGGCGTCCAGCGTGCGGTACACGGTCCCCAGGCTCACGCTGGGCAGCTGCTCGCGCACCTGCGCATGAATCCACGCCGCGTCCGGATGGGACCGGGCCGAGCGCAGCACGTCGATCACCGCTGCCCGCTGCTTGGTCTGCCGCACCATCGTCATGCACGCAGTCTACCAAACGCCGCCTGACGCGCCGATGACGGGCATGACAAAAGGGTGCTGGGGGGTGGGTAGTGGGTTGTGGGCTGGGTGGTGTCGGTCGGGAACGCCTCCCTGGAGGCCAGTCCTGCCACCCATCGGCGTTGAGGCTGAGGCAGCCGACCCACTGCCCACAACCCACTCCCCACTGCCCCCCTCGTCCCGTCATGCGGGTCGCTTGCTTGAACCCGGTTCATTGCTTTCGTTCAGTCGGGCGCGTACAACACTGAACGACCATGCCCGAGCGCCTCCTGCCCCTCCTGACCACGCGACCCCAGACCGGGGACGCGCTGGGCGCGCGACTGGGCGTGAACCGCGTGACGGTCAACACCCTGGCCCGCCGCCTGCAGGAAGGCGGGGTGCCGGTGCAGGTCAGTCGCGCCGGGTACGCCCTGCACCCCGACGCCCCCGCGCCCGCGCAGGTCACGCCGACCGGATTGATGGGGGCCGCGCACCGCTACCACGGCACCGTGACGAGCACCCAGGATGCCCTGCGCGCCTGGGCGGACGAGGCCCAGGCCCCCGCCCCGCACGGCGCGGTCCTGACCGCCGAACGGCAGACCGCCGGTCGTGGGCGGCGCGGGCGGGCCTGGGACACCACGCACGGCACGCTGGTGTTCAGCGTCCTGCTGCGCCACGGACCCGGCGGCGGCCCCCTGAGCCTCCCGCACCTGGCGTTGCTGCCCCTCGCGGCGGGCGTCGCGCTGGCCCGCGCGGCGGGCGTGGGCGGCCTGAAATGGCCGAACGACCTGCTTGCCCCGGACCGCCGCAAACTGGCGGGCATCCTGCTGGAAGCCGACCTGCGCGGCGAGGAGGCCCGCCGGGCGGTGCTGGGCATCGGCGTGAACGTCAGCGCCGCGCCGGACGGGGCCGCGCACCTGCGCGAGTTCCGCCCGGACCTGACCCGCGCGCAGCTCCTGACCGACCTGCTGCGGGAACTGCACACCTGGCTGGACGCCCCGCCGGACGACATGCTGCGCGCGTGGCGCGAGGCCAGCGTCACCCTCGGGCAGCCCGTGCGCGTGCAGACCCCGCAGGGCCCCGTGGACGGCACCGCCCTCGACCTCGACCCCAGCGGCAGCCTGATCGTCCAGACGCCCGCCGGCCCCCTCACCGTCGGCGCGGGCGACGTGCAGCTCATCGGCACCCTCACCTGACGCCCCCACCCCCACACCGGAGGACCCCACCATGACCCTGACTCACCCCACCCTCGCCCGCCAGCTCGCCCCCACCCCCAGCCTCCTGCGCGACGTGCTGCTCGTCGTGGGCGGCGCCGCGTTCGTCGCCGTGCTCGCCCAGGCCGAGGTGCCCCTCAAGCCCGTCCCGCTGACCCTGCAGACGCTCGGCGTGCTGCTCGTCGGCGCGGCCCTCGGCTGGAAACGCGCGCTGGCCGCCCTGGCCGTGTACGTCGCCGCCGGGGCCGCCGGACTGCCCGTCCTGGCAGGCGGGTCCGCCGGACTGATGAACGCCGCTGGGACCGGCATGCGCGCCAGCATCGGCTACCTGTTCAGCTACCCGCTGGCCGCCGCCCTCGTCGGCTTCCTGGTGGAACGCTACGCGCTGGACCGCAAGTTCCTCGGCACCTGCCTCGCCATGCTCGCGGGCAGCGCCCTCATCTACGCCGTGGGCCTCCCGGTGCTGGGCGCCCTGACCGGCCTGAAAGGCGGCGCGCTCCTGACCGCGGGCCTGACCCCCTTCATCATCGGGGACACCATCAAACTGCTGCTGGCCGCGCTGCTGCTCCCCACCGCCTGGAAGTTCATCCGCAAGTAATCATATGAACTCCGGTTGAAAGGTTTGCAAAATCTTTCAACCCGAGCGGAGCGAGCAGGAGAAAAACGGGTTCCGGGCGTGGAGTTGACAACCCGGTGCTGTTCCGGGTTGTGAACGAAACAGACGGAATCCGTATCAGCTGTCCGGACACGGCCCCCACCTTCACCCGGGTGGGGGCCGTCACCATGCCGCGCGGCGGCGGATAAGCGCATGTCTCCCACCTGGAGACCCGTGAGGCTGGCGTGCCTCCACTCTGCCGGGCGCGCGGCTGGGTGGGCATCCGCCGAAAGTGGCACCCGCGCGTAGGCCGGGCGGCGTACGCTGAGGCATGCGAAGGACGACAGTGGCGGTGTGGGCGGCCCTCCTGGGCGGCGTGGCGGGGGCGCAACCGGACGCCCCGGTGCTGCGCGGCACGCTGCCCGGCTGGGCGGACGGTGCGGGTTCCGTGGGGGTACTGCTGCCCTTCCCCGGTGGGGACGACCGCCGCATCCAGGCGGCGCGCGGGACGCTCGGCGCGGCGGGTGACCTGACGCTGCCGCTGCCCGACCCGGCGCGGCTGGCGGGCGCCCAGGTGCCGCTCGTGGAGTGGCTGAATCTGGAGCCGCTGGGCTGCGTGACCCGCAGCGGAAAGATCACGTTCAGTGACCCGGCGGCGCAGGTGTTCCCGCTGAACGAACTGCGCGTGGCCGCGGCCGGGCGGACATTCCCCAGCGTGGGCAGCATCGTGGGTGAGGACCTGTGGCAGCCCGCGACGATCCTGAACAGCGAGGTGGACCTGCTGGCCGGACAGGACGGGGCGGACGGCCGTCTGCGTTTCCAGCGGCTGGTGTTCAGCGCGGCGGACGTGACGGTCAGTGGCGAGGCCCGCTGCGTGCCGGACCGGGGTATGCCCGAGCAGCTGAGCGTGAACCTTCCCCTGCGCGCCGGGTGGAACGTCGTTCAGGAGGACGTGAACTACGCCGGGGAGGACGCGGAGCGCAGCCTGACCCTCGCCCCGCCGGACACCGTGACCGTCTGGCAGGCCCGCTAATGTACGGCGCGAAATGAAGATATTGAATCCTGGAGATAAAAAGTGTCGAATGAAATAATTGAAGATTTCGCTCATTCGTATAGACGTGAATATGACTTCTATTTTGCTGCATCCAAGTATTTGGCCGATTATGTAGAGGAAGGGCTTAAAGGAATTGGAGTGAGGGCTATAATTACATTTAGGGCTAAATCGCCGTCTAGCCTTAGGGATAAACTGATTCGGCGAAACGAAAAAATCCCCTACGAAAATAGAGATCAAATTTACGAAGATATATGCGATTTTGCTGGCGTAAGAATCGCACTCTATTTTCCAAGTGATAAGTCTATTGTTGAAGAATACATAAAGCAGGAACTGGATTTACAGGAAGTGAAAAAATTTCCCCAAGAAAATAATAGTTCAGTTTTTCCTGGATATGTGGCTGAACACTACAGAGTTAGGATTAAGAGCGACAAAGTTCCGCAGGAATTTAGTAGATTCTGCGATACTCGTATGGAGATACAGGTTGCATCTGTTCTTATGCATGGCTGGTCTGAAGTTGAGCATGACATAATATATAAGCCCTCGTCCGGTGAGCCTGATAAAGAAGAAAAAAGAGTATTGGAAATCATAAACGGTATCGTAGTTTCGAGCGAAATGGCTCTCGATCATTTAAAATTTTTAATAGATAAGAGGGCAAATGATAGAAGGAGAAAATTCAGGAACGTATATGAATTTGCTGGATTTGTTCATGATTTTGTCAAATCTAGGGATGGATCAAATTCAAGCTTGGCTAGTATACGTAATCCAGACTTCTTGTTTGAGGCGCTAAGCTCAAGTGGCATCAACACACCGGATGAATTAAAAAAAATACTCAATGCTACCCGATTCTCCTCGAAAAACTATCTAATTAATGTCCTTATAATTGAAACTTGGTTATCTCTGGATCCAGGAAGGTCTGATAATCTGATTTCTATAATTAACAAAAGATACGGTGGGTATTCCCGTTTGTCGGAAGACGAGAAAAAAGATATCAATCAATTTGTCAGGCTATACAGTCATATGATATCGTTTATAAACAAGTATAGTATTGACAATCTATCTGGAAAAAAGAGAAAATCATATAAAATAATCAGCAAAAGAAGACTGGAAGAATTGGGGTTTGATGCCAGCAATGTTAAAGATAT
This region of Deinococcus sp. JMULE3 genomic DNA includes:
- a CDS encoding Fur family transcriptional regulator, translated to MTMVRQTKQRAAVIDVLRSARSHPDAAWIHAQVREQLPSVSLGTVYRTLDALVRDGVVVTLERAGQATRYDWREGDAHHHAVCRTCGAIFDVDAGDVPAVPASALPAGFQVTDVRLEFMGVCPACQTQN
- a CDS encoding biotin--[acetyl-CoA-carboxylase] ligase, whose protein sequence is MPERLLPLLTTRPQTGDALGARLGVNRVTVNTLARRLQEGGVPVQVSRAGYALHPDAPAPAQVTPTGLMGAAHRYHGTVTSTQDALRAWADEAQAPAPHGAVLTAERQTAGRGRRGRAWDTTHGTLVFSVLLRHGPGGGPLSLPHLALLPLAAGVALARAAGVGGLKWPNDLLAPDRRKLAGILLEADLRGEEARRAVLGIGVNVSAAPDGAAHLREFRPDLTRAQLLTDLLRELHTWLDAPPDDMLRAWREASVTLGQPVRVQTPQGPVDGTALDLDPSGSLIVQTPAGPLTVGAGDVQLIGTLT
- a CDS encoding biotin transporter BioY, yielding MTLTHPTLARQLAPTPSLLRDVLLVVGGAAFVAVLAQAEVPLKPVPLTLQTLGVLLVGAALGWKRALAALAVYVAAGAAGLPVLAGGSAGLMNAAGTGMRASIGYLFSYPLAAALVGFLVERYALDRKFLGTCLAMLAGSALIYAVGLPVLGALTGLKGGALLTAGLTPFIIGDTIKLLLAALLLPTAWKFIRK